One region of Archocentrus centrarchus isolate MPI-CPG fArcCen1 chromosome 6, fArcCen1, whole genome shotgun sequence genomic DNA includes:
- the plex9.2 gene encoding three prime repair exonuclease 4 isoform X2, producing MDMEGPSCEIVQLAAVSGGHWLNLYVVPHGQMQRGAAKVTGFKVRRQRLYLHRQPVLTNSLREVLIAFIAFLQMLGRPLVIGHNIRHFDCPLLARTLNEFDLRTEFEASVSGYVDTLPLAREVLKDYCLQSFRQENLVRELLGVSYKAHDALEDVRALQALYNILRPKAEVICRHTFTLDTMCSKPAVTAAKVSGRLPGQRPLWEHFKQTVTVTEDHNGEPDRLLNQPLLSK from the exons ATGGATATGGAAG gTCCGAGTTGTGAGATCGTCCAGCTGGCTGCGGTGAGCGGGGGCCACTGGCTGAACCTCTACGTCGTCCCTCACGGTCAAATGCAACGAGGAGCGGCCAAAGTGACCGGCTTCAAGGTTCGTAGGCAGAGGCTGTACCTGCACCGCCAACCTGTTCTCACCAACTCCCTCAGAGAGGTCCTCATCGCCTTCATCGCTTTTCTTCAAATGCTTGGACGCCCTCTTGTCATTGGCCACAACATTCGCCACTTTGACTGTCCGCTTCTGGCTCGCACGCTAAATGAATTTGACCTCAGGACAGAGTTTGAGGCTTCAGTCTCAGGTTACGTTGACACTCTACCGTTGGCACGTGAGGTGCTGAAGGACTACTGCCTCCAGAGTTTTCGACAGGAGAACTTGGTCAGGGAGCTGCTGGGCGTGAGCTACAAAGCCCATGATGCTCTGGAAGACGTCCGGGCATTACAGGCCCTATATAACATTCTCCGGCCCAAGGCAGAGGTGATCTGCAGGCATACATTTACTCTGGACACCATGTGCAGCAAACCAGCTGTCACAGCTGCCAAAGTATCTGGCAGACTACCAGGACAGCGACCCCTGTGGGAGCACTTCAAACAGACTGTGACGGTTACAGAGGATCATAACGGAGAACCTGACAGACTTTTAAATCAACCATTATTGTCTAAgtga
- the plex9.2 gene encoding three prime repair exonuclease 4 isoform X1, which produces MQNTEEAEGAHQALVFFDLETTGLGPSCEIVQLAAVSGGHWLNLYVVPHGQMQRGAAKVTGFKVRRQRLYLHRQPVLTNSLREVLIAFIAFLQMLGRPLVIGHNIRHFDCPLLARTLNEFDLRTEFEASVSGYVDTLPLAREVLKDYCLQSFRQENLVRELLGVSYKAHDALEDVRALQALYNILRPKAEVICRHTFTLDTMCSKPAVTAAKVSGRLPGQRPLWEHFKQTVTVTEDHNGEPDRLLNQPLLSK; this is translated from the exons ATGCAAAACACTGAGGAAGCTGAAGGCGCTCATCAGGCGCTGGTTTTCTTTGACCTCGAGACGACTGGACTGG gTCCGAGTTGTGAGATCGTCCAGCTGGCTGCGGTGAGCGGGGGCCACTGGCTGAACCTCTACGTCGTCCCTCACGGTCAAATGCAACGAGGAGCGGCCAAAGTGACCGGCTTCAAGGTTCGTAGGCAGAGGCTGTACCTGCACCGCCAACCTGTTCTCACCAACTCCCTCAGAGAGGTCCTCATCGCCTTCATCGCTTTTCTTCAAATGCTTGGACGCCCTCTTGTCATTGGCCACAACATTCGCCACTTTGACTGTCCGCTTCTGGCTCGCACGCTAAATGAATTTGACCTCAGGACAGAGTTTGAGGCTTCAGTCTCAGGTTACGTTGACACTCTACCGTTGGCACGTGAGGTGCTGAAGGACTACTGCCTCCAGAGTTTTCGACAGGAGAACTTGGTCAGGGAGCTGCTGGGCGTGAGCTACAAAGCCCATGATGCTCTGGAAGACGTCCGGGCATTACAGGCCCTATATAACATTCTCCGGCCCAAGGCAGAGGTGATCTGCAGGCATACATTTACTCTGGACACCATGTGCAGCAAACCAGCTGTCACAGCTGCCAAAGTATCTGGCAGACTACCAGGACAGCGACCCCTGTGGGAGCACTTCAAACAGACTGTGACGGTTACAGAGGATCATAACGGAGAACCTGACAGACTTTTAAATCAACCATTATTGTCTAAgtga